One Streptomonospora salina genomic window, TCTGGTCACCGACGCGGGGCTGGACGACGATGCGCGGCGCCGGGTGTCCGAACAGGCGGGCGGACTGGTCGTGGCCGACGCCGCGGAGGACGGAGGTGCCGACCGCGCCGGTGGCGGCCCGGTGCCGCCGAGCCCGCGCAGCGGCTGAGCGGTGCCGGCCGGCGCCCCCGGCGCGTGCGGTCAGGACGGCCGGTAGAGGACCGCGTCGACCTCGACGGCGAAACCGGGAAGGTCGGCCTGCAGCGTGGTGCGGGCCGGCGGTTCGCTGGGGAAGTACTCGGCGAACAGTTCGTTCATCGCCGCGAAGTCCTGCAGATCGCGCAGGTATACCCCGACCCGGACCGCGTCGGCCAGGCTCGCCCCGGCCGCCTCGGCGACCGCCGCGAGATTGTCGAACGTGGTGCGGGCCTGGTCGGCGAACGGGCCCTCGACCAGCGAGCGGTCCCGGCGGTGCGGGGTCGCTCCGGAGAGGTAGACGAAGTCGCCGGCGACGACGCCCTGGGAGTAGGGGCCGCCCGGAGGGGCGGCTCCGGATGTACTGATCACGCGTCTGGCCATGGCTGTATCGCCCCTTTCTCTCGTCTGTACGGGTACCGGTGCGCGGGCCGGCGGTCACCGGCCCCGCGGGTCAGAACAGGCAGCGGACGGCGTCGACCACCCGGTCGCGGTCGTCGAGTACCGGGATCAGCGGCCACTTGTCGAAGACCGTGCACGGGTGCGACAGGCCCAGCTCCACCACGTCGCCCACACGCGGCGCGGCATCGCCGGCCGCGGCGTCCACGTCGAGGAAGGCGTGGTGGTCGTTGAGCTCGACTACGCGCACCCCGCCGGTCACCGGGAGGCGTGCGCCGCCGCGCAGCACCGCCCGGGGCTGGGGCAGGTCGATGTCGAAGGAGGCGTCGCGCTTGCCCGCCCCTAGCAGCGCCCGCCCCGGTTCCGGGCAGGACAGCACCCGGGCGTAGCAGGTCAGCGCCGGACGCAGCGGGTCGGGGTCGGCGCCGCTGCGCAGTGGGGAAGCGCGCTCCATGAACATGTCGTCGTGGGTGAGGTAGCAGCCCGACCGCACCAGCGGCCGCAGCGGGCGCGACAGGTGCGGCAGCGCGGCGAGCGCGTCCGCGGCGAGGTCGGGGTAGGCGCTGCCGCCGGCGGTGACGACGATCTCGTCGGCGGCGGCGAACAGCCCTTCGGCGTCGGCGCGTTCGGCGACGTCGGCCAGCACACTCAGCCACGCGCGGGCGCGTTCGGGCGCGTCGCCGTCGCGGCGCTGCGGGAACACGCCCTCGTAGGCCTCGACGCCCACCAGGTCCAGCCGCGGGCAGGCCGCCACGCGGCGGGCGAGCGCCAGCGCGTCGTCCGGGGCGCGCACCCCGGTGCGGCGGCCGGACACGCCCAGCTCCAGCAGCACGGGCAGCGGGCGCGGCGCCGCATCCAGCGCGCGCTCCATCGCTTCGACGCCGGCGTCGGAGTCGACCAGGCACATCGGTGTGAACCCGGGATCGTCCAGGGCCCGGGCCAGCCAGTCGAGCTGGCCCGGATCGACGACCTCGTTGGCGATCAGCACCCGGTCGGCGCCGAAACGGCGCATGACGCGGGCCTGGTCG contains:
- a CDS encoding RidA family protein produces the protein MARRVISTSGAAPPGGPYSQGVVAGDFVYLSGATPHRRDRSLVEGPFADQARTTFDNLAAVAEAAGASLADAVRVGVYLRDLQDFAAMNELFAEYFPSEPPARTTLQADLPGFAVEVDAVLYRPS
- a CDS encoding alanine racemase; translation: MTDSATASAGPAAGAPPSPLAGAGLPAGPLAALDAEPVEARSLPQSPISAAQVRAAGLTRGDLWLPAVVLHEEPLRHNLDRFARWCGDRGAALAPHGKTTMSPHLWSAQLDRGAWGLTAATVDQARVMRRFGADRVLIANEVVDPGQLDWLARALDDPGFTPMCLVDSDAGVEAMERALDAAPRPLPVLLELGVSGRRTGVRAPDDALALARRVAACPRLDLVGVEAYEGVFPQRRDGDAPERARAWLSVLADVAERADAEGLFAAADEIVVTAGGSAYPDLAADALAALPHLSRPLRPLVRSGCYLTHDDMFMERASPLRSGADPDPLRPALTCYARVLSCPEPGRALLGAGKRDASFDIDLPQPRAVLRGGARLPVTGGVRVVELNDHHAFLDVDAAAGDAAPRVGDVVELGLSHPCTVFDKWPLIPVLDDRDRVVDAVRCLF